In Gemmata obscuriglobus, a single genomic region encodes these proteins:
- a CDS encoding phospho-sugar mutase, which yields MDLLSDARAGFAGIDADAALKEKALGNLETWLTHPDFAAYRPQIEHLCGAGAWSVLLDSFYQVMPFGTGGRRGAVGIGPNRMNLWTLGASVQGHCEYLRQRFPGVAPLKVVLAFDVRQFEDKRKVYNPALPNPVLHLSSREFCQHAAGVYAANGIQAHILPPDSKRYVPTPELSFTVRFLRAHGGLNMTASHNPPDDNGSKFYDDRGSQLVPPEDQLMSEMVDQVTAIKHVPFADAVRAGKVQFLDDAPHRAFIDLCRHESVLGVPKADELRVVYTPMHGCGGFCAGEVLEAQGFRPIPVPEQATPDGQFPNVTKTPNPEVPECMDRAERVGLETGADLIISTDPDADRLGGMANRSPDGKGTFRFLTGNEIAALLTHFKLAQLARSGSLPAAPIVITTEVTTGQVARIGRHFGAQTIADLLVGFKYHADALWQIESTGQFGDVRGTLKDFVIASEESHGIMATAGVRDKDSACAALLLAEAALYQKRQGSTLVTYLDELNRQFGYFRNELLNIVLTGLEGKVNMGRMLDALRSSPPKTIGGLPVTGFEDLQDESGRMGPFKGDTDKAARNFLIFRLTGDGIGAKVCLRPSGTEPKAKAYIEVSCQPWKPGTPQADWDAACAEIDKRVQLLATDFLTQALATIGQAPTPGADKLSR from the coding sequence ATGGATCTGCTTTCTGACGCCCGGGCCGGGTTCGCCGGTATCGACGCCGACGCCGCGCTCAAAGAGAAGGCGCTCGGCAACCTCGAGACCTGGCTCACACACCCGGACTTTGCGGCCTACCGCCCCCAAATCGAGCACCTGTGCGGCGCCGGCGCGTGGTCCGTTCTGCTCGACTCCTTCTACCAGGTGATGCCGTTCGGCACCGGCGGGCGCCGCGGCGCGGTCGGCATCGGCCCGAACCGCATGAACCTGTGGACCCTCGGCGCCAGCGTCCAAGGGCACTGCGAGTACCTGCGCCAGCGGTTCCCCGGCGTCGCGCCGCTGAAGGTGGTGCTCGCGTTCGACGTGCGCCAGTTCGAGGACAAGCGCAAGGTCTACAACCCCGCCCTGCCGAACCCGGTGCTGCACCTGTCCAGCCGCGAGTTCTGCCAGCACGCGGCCGGGGTGTACGCGGCCAACGGCATTCAGGCGCACATCCTCCCGCCGGACAGCAAGCGGTACGTCCCGACCCCCGAGCTGTCGTTCACCGTCCGGTTCCTGCGGGCGCACGGCGGGCTGAACATGACCGCCAGCCACAACCCGCCCGACGACAACGGGAGCAAGTTCTACGACGACCGCGGCAGCCAGTTGGTCCCGCCCGAGGACCAGCTCATGAGCGAGATGGTCGATCAGGTCACGGCGATCAAGCACGTCCCGTTCGCCGACGCGGTCCGCGCCGGCAAGGTGCAGTTCCTCGACGACGCGCCGCACCGGGCGTTCATCGACCTGTGCCGGCACGAGAGCGTGCTGGGCGTGCCGAAGGCGGACGAGCTGCGGGTGGTGTACACGCCGATGCACGGGTGCGGCGGGTTCTGCGCCGGCGAGGTGCTGGAAGCGCAAGGGTTCCGGCCGATCCCGGTGCCGGAGCAGGCGACCCCGGACGGCCAGTTCCCGAACGTCACGAAGACCCCGAACCCGGAGGTGCCCGAGTGCATGGACCGGGCCGAGCGGGTCGGGCTGGAGACGGGCGCCGACCTCATCATCTCCACCGACCCGGACGCCGACCGGCTCGGCGGCATGGCGAACCGCTCGCCGGACGGAAAGGGCACGTTCCGGTTCCTGACGGGCAACGAGATCGCGGCCCTGCTCACGCACTTCAAGCTGGCCCAGCTCGCGCGCTCGGGCTCCCTGCCCGCCGCACCCATCGTCATCACCACGGAGGTGACCACCGGACAGGTCGCCCGCATCGGCCGGCACTTCGGGGCGCAGACGATCGCGGACCTGCTGGTCGGGTTCAAGTACCACGCCGACGCCCTGTGGCAGATCGAATCGACCGGCCAGTTCGGCGACGTCCGCGGCACGCTCAAGGATTTCGTCATCGCGAGCGAAGAGAGCCACGGGATCATGGCGACCGCCGGGGTCCGCGACAAGGACTCCGCCTGCGCCGCGCTGCTGCTGGCCGAGGCGGCGCTCTACCAGAAGCGCCAGGGCAGCACGCTCGTCACGTACCTCGACGAGCTGAACCGCCAGTTCGGGTACTTCCGGAACGAGCTGCTGAACATCGTGCTCACGGGCCTCGAAGGCAAGGTGAACATGGGGCGCATGCTCGACGCGCTCCGGAGCAGCCCGCCGAAAACGATCGGCGGCCTGCCGGTCACGGGCTTCGAAGACCTTCAGGACGAGAGCGGGCGGATGGGGCCGTTCAAGGGTGACACGGATAAGGCGGCGCGCAACTTCCTCATCTTCCGGCTGACCGGGGACGGGATCGGGGCGAAGGTGTGCCTCCGCCCGAGCGGCACGGAGCCCAAGGCCAAGGCGTACATTGAGGTATCGTGCCAGCCGTGGAAGCCCGGAACGCCGCAAGCGGACTGGGACGC